The region TATTTTAAGTTTAGACATGGCATCTCCCCCTACATAACCACCCTTAGTAAAAACAATATAGTGTTTAATGAGGCGAAACTGTCTAACAATCATGTGAAGTATCTTTAAAAAAGGCACATCAGAAGCACACATTTCATTGTAAATTTTAATTGAATTATTAACATTTTTTGTACTTATGCTGTCTAACAATGCAAATATATTAGTCTCTAAAGACTTTGCCATTACATTATCAATATCAGTTTTTGTAACTTCTTTTTTATCTCCCACAAAATTTGAAAGCTTTAATATCTCATTTTCCAAATCATACAATGTTTTGTTACTATCTCTTGAAAAATAAAAAGAAAATTCGATTAAATAATTCAATGTATAAGGAGCTATTGTTTTTCCATATTTTTTAAAAGTATTAACAATCCATTCATTTAAGTTATTTCCTTTAAGTTTACTAAATTCTACTATTTCGCCTGTTTTGCCTATAGTTTTAACAATAGCTTTGCTCTTATCAACTTTACCTTCTTTTTCTACAAAAATAAGACAAACATAGTCTGCTAATGTTTGAAGATATTCTTTTAGAGGATCCTTTTTTTTAGATGGTTTTTCGTCTGCTACTTCACCTCTTTTTTTTCTACTGAAGATGCCTAAATCTTTCACTACAACTATTTTTTTCTCTGACATAAATGGAAGAGTTTCACAGGCATTTTGTATGTCTTCAAATTGAATATCTTTTCCTTCCAATATTTGATAATTTAAAGTTTCAAAGCTACTGTCAATATATTTATCTTTTAACAACTTTAAAGAATAATCAATGAGATATTCTTCTTCCCCATAAAACAGGTACAAAGTTTTTAGTTTGTTTTTATTAATATCTATTATAAAATCTTGATAAGTCATATTTGTTCAACTCCTCATTCAATTGCAAATCAATGCTAATAATAATATACCATAGGATAGTGTATAGTAATAGCATATTTATTTCTAGTCCATATTTTATGACTATATCTTTAAAAATGTCTTTCTCTTTAATATATTCATCTATATAATAAGCTTTAGGTGTTATCTTTAAAGTAATAAGACCAGATTTATCTGTTCTAAAAACTTTAATTCCCCTTTCTTCATATCTGTTTAGCACATCTTTATTTGGATGACCAAAATTGTTATTGCCAACCATTATAAATGCATTTGATGGTGAAAAACTATCCAAAAAATCTTCACAAGATGAAGTATTACTTCCATGATGAGGTACTTTTAGAAAGTCTATTTTTTCACTTTTTTCTACTAATATTTTTTCAATTTCATTTTCAATATCTCCAGTCAATAGTGTTTTGTAATTAAAGCTATTTAGCAATAAAACCAAGGATAGGTTATTTTCGTTGTCCCCATATAATGATATTACTTCATCTGAAGGGTTTAAGACTTTAATGTACACATTTTTCGCTATTCTCAATGTATCACCATCATTAATTTTATATATCGGTATATGATATGACCTAGCTCTTTCTACACTTTCACAATATAGTTTGTTTTCTTCTCTTTCGTATCCAATAAATAAATTTTTCACTCTAATATTGTCCATCAAATAAGGTAAACTCTTTACATGATCCTCATGAAAATGAGTAATAAATACTCCATCCAAGGTAAAAATTCCATTTTTAACGAGATAAGGCACTAAAATATTCTTTCCTATATCAAAGTTACCAAATAGATTTCCTCCAGTGTCTATTAAAAAATTTTTGCTACCTGTTTGTAATAATATTGAATCACCTTGTCCTACATCTATAAATCTCAATTCTACTTGATTTCTATAAAGAGGTAATATTGAAAATGCCAATATAAGTATTGCTAAAGAATAAAGATAAGCTCTTTTTATTAAATATGCATACTTCTTAATTTCAATTATATCAAATAAGCAAAATATAATAAAATAATATAAGGTGAATTCTAGTATATTTGGTGATTTAACCCTTATAGTTCCCATAGGTAGTAAATGTATGTAGTTTGAAACAATACTTTCAATAGATAATAAAAAGTTTAATATACTCCCTACAATAACAGCTAAAAAATTGCTTATAAATGAAATCAAATAAAGTATAAAACCTAATATGACTCCAATAGACATTATGGGAATAAGCAAAAGATTTGCTAAAATACTGACAACAGAAATGCTATTAAAATAATATGCAAGAACTGGACATATACCAATTTGAACTGCTAATATTCCAAATAGAGATGTATAGAACTTTCCTCTATATGGATAAAACTTATCTTTCAATATTTTAGAAAAAATCATTAATGAAAATGTAGCTGAAAAGGATAGCTGAAATCCCACGTTAAATAACCATAGTGGATTATAAATAAGTAGTATAAAAGCAGCAAATAAAAGAGTATTTACATTGT is a window of Anaerosalibacter sp. Marseille-P3206 DNA encoding:
- the holA gene encoding DNA polymerase III subunit delta, encoding MTYQDFIIDINKNKLKTLYLFYGEEEYLIDYSLKLLKDKYIDSSFETLNYQILEGKDIQFEDIQNACETLPFMSEKKIVVVKDLGIFSRKKRGEVADEKPSKKKDPLKEYLQTLADYVCLIFVEKEGKVDKSKAIVKTIGKTGEIVEFSKLKGNNLNEWIVNTFKKYGKTIAPYTLNYLIEFSFYFSRDSNKTLYDLENEILKLSNFVGDKKEVTKTDIDNVMAKSLETNIFALLDSISTKNVNNSIKIYNEMCASDVPFLKILHMIVRQFRLIKHYIVFTKGGYVGGDAMSKLKISSFEYNKIARQSQNFSLKQLNRALDLCLECDKLIKTGSMDSKLAIEMLIIKLCQ
- a CDS encoding DNA internalization-related competence protein ComEC/Rec2 is translated as MYRKIFLDKPFIQITIPMAIGIVFCYYIKFNINFILIGLAVLLSIYIFSLFRNKKTNYILYFLFFVLGIFLMYEKTEKSVIVPYIGREVQVEGVVLELKDTEEYSNIILKGEYIFIDGEKRTIKEKIMLKVYGDLKVDTGYKLVVSGALKQAKRNTNPELFNYKLYLETNDIFTTMNTNDYRVKVLSKGNLSSGEELRKKFKNSVEETFSKYLDVEKSELMMSIMLGDMTYLDENNQIKYRDLGLAHLMAISGLHIGIISAFLMSLFLAVGINRRISYVFTVFLIWFYGYLVGFPPSVLRSLIMCTLLFYSEIINRPYDNVNTLLFAAFILLIYNPLWLFNVGFQLSFSATFSLMIFSKILKDKFYPYRGKFYTSLFGILAVQIGICPVLAYYFNSISVVSILANLLLIPIMSIGVILGFILYLISFISNFLAVIVGSILNFLLSIESIVSNYIHLLPMGTIRVKSPNILEFTLYYFIIFCLFDIIEIKKYAYLIKRAYLYSLAILILAFSILPLYRNQVELRFIDVGQGDSILLQTGSKNFLIDTGGNLFGNFDIGKNILVPYLVKNGIFTLDGVFITHFHEDHVKSLPYLMDNIRVKNLFIGYEREENKLYCESVERARSYHIPIYKINDGDTLRIAKNVYIKVLNPSDEVISLYGDNENNLSLVLLLNSFNYKTLLTGDIENEIEKILVEKSEKIDFLKVPHHGSNTSSCEDFLDSFSPSNAFIMVGNNNFGHPNKDVLNRYEERGIKVFRTDKSGLITLKITPKAYYIDEYIKEKDIFKDIVIKYGLEINMLLLYTILWYIIISIDLQLNEELNKYDLSRFYNRY